A single genomic interval of Mauremys reevesii isolate NIE-2019 linkage group 24, ASM1616193v1, whole genome shotgun sequence harbors:
- the SIGLECL1 gene encoding SIGLEC family-like protein 1 isoform X2: MDGPCHAWPDDSPRPGTGLNSSCQRQGPSINCSCSLRSQPPPQLQWQVDREPLAGNGSRGGLQVSSWAQGDEAISTLSWTGSTDGGHQIFCLGSNPHGFYILLLSPPETGGLTRALIEISCKLVFVVTGFFLAYYLTLLYYRRYLFQVGL; this comes from the exons ATGGACGGACCCTGCCATGCCTGGCCAGATG ACAGTCCCCGGCCGGGGACGGGGCTGAACTCGTCCTGCCAGCGCCAGGGGCCCAGCATCaactgcagctgctccctgcgctcccagcctccaccccagctccagtggcaggtggacagggagcccctggctgggaatGGCTCACGAGGGGGCCTGCAGGTCAGCTCCTGGGCCCAGGGGGACGAGGCCATCAGCACCCTGAGCTGGACGGGGAGCACTGATGGAGGCCATCAGATCTTTTGCCTCGGTTCCAACCCCCACGGGTTCTATATTTTACTGCTGAGCCCACCGGAAACAG GTGGCCTCACTCGGGCATTGATCGAAATCAGCTGCAAACTCGTCTTCGTGGTGACTGGATTTTTCCTGGCCTATTACCTCACCCTGCTCTATTACAGACG
- the LOC120390574 gene encoding sialic acid-binding Ig-like lectin 12, whose amino-acid sequence MGTALLPHCDAGERELPPQGPPWRAGGPAMLRVLILALLWRGSLFQPLGFTLTVPQSVSVQEGLCVLVPCTFTYPASYDTDNPSAQLYGQWYKEPATVGQDPPVASSVPAVSVSQETQGRFRVTGDPAHGDCSLQISDARRTDAGRYFFSIEKGLLEHTYCSNSDGTDPALTISVPGLTEEPEIQISPAWGLPGTLLAGKPVTVTCTAPGRCSGPPPRVTWTGPFSDTARNVSAQLANGTWAHSSALSFTPSLEDDGKELVCNVTYRPPQGPSTRRTVQLHVGSE is encoded by the exons ATGGGCACAGCTCTGCTGCCACACTGtgatgctggggaaagggagcTCCCACCTCAGGGCCCcccctggagagcagggggtcctgccatgctgagggtcctgatcctcgccctgctctggaggg GGTCCCTGTTCCAGCCGCTCGGATTTACCCTGACGGTGCCGCAGTCGGTGTcggtgcaggagggtctctgtGTTCTCGTCCCCTGCACCTTCACGTACCCAGCCTCCTACGACACCGACAATCCCTCGGCCCAGCTCTACGGACAGTGGTACAAGGAGCCTGCTACTGTGGGCCAGGATCCTCCTGTGGCCAGCAGTGTCCCTGCCGTGAGTGTGTCgcaggagacccagggccggtTCCGGGTGACCGGGGATCCAGCGCACGGCGACTGCTCCCTGCAAATCAGTGATGCCCGACGGACGGATGCTGGGAGATATTTCTTTAGCATCGAGAAAGGCCTGTTAGAACACACTTACTGCTCCAATTCCGATGGCACTGACCCTGCGCTCACGATCTCTGTGCCAG ggctgacggaggagccagagatccagatctcgccggcttgggggctgccagggacgCTGCTGGCCGGGAAGCCGGTGACTGTGACCTGCAcggcccctgggcgctgctccGGGCCCCCTCCCCGAGTCACGTGGACGGGGCCGTTCAGCGACACAGCCCGGAACGTCTCAGCCCAGCTGGCGAACGGCACCTGGGCCCACAGCTCCGCGCTCAGCTTCACGCCCAGCTTGGAGGACGATGGCAAAGAGCTCGTCTGCAACGTCACCTACAGGCCACCACAGGGACCTTCCACCCGCAGAACCGTCCAGCTCCACGTCGGCAGTGAgtga